A part of Gammaproteobacteria bacterium genomic DNA contains:
- a CDS encoding bifunctional diguanylate cyclase/phosphodiesterase — protein sequence MLLNRLSLTTSMLILTVTVGLVVWAISDSYQHEELNDIFYVKLKERFNDEVSDQRIRFDRQVKSYYPAVRTYAAMVNIRDYLESVDWSSQQNIEIIDHKWPPAWLPGLSMMRRFVIPRYALLLDSSNKVREIYRYKNPMLADELINMEDDILNSSFGQSYITEINNKLYVIASAFVGEEDESPRLLIISPLDEAFLLATQNVADKKHIALLDDKGERVLVSSSQVKIPAGVLLSSLKDDYLTTVAGHLGSGSSDLLMQFASFVSTEDVRQQTAEVLNADRQIRLITAIAYILAFASIMYWVTSRIQRLTKKVIEFSGDMDIQQPESIKKDELLELEDRFELLVNAIKAETAALEHQALHDPLTNMPNRKLLNDRVQLELLKSKYKNSSFLLMVSDLNRFKEVNDTLGHHIGDKVLKQASERLKNALRRDDLVARLGGDEFGILLPNTSMSAADTSAQKIVDLFNKPIIVDGHSLNIGISIGITEYPTHGENLNILMQRADVAMYNAKQNGLGYSLYKSEEDQNSVDRLALMNEFRIALENNELQLYYQPKVDAKTGKIISVEALLRWKHEERGFISPDIFIPLAEQTGLILSLTIWVFNRAFSDWNIWKKQGHDISIAINMSVYCLQSTNLSGTIESLLKEYNVPASHCILELTESLFMKNIDQAKHILNQLDQLGVGLSLDDFGTGYSSLAYLKQLPMDELKIDRSFIMDMINNENDAIIVKATLDMAHAMGLRVVAEGVEDEETLELLIILGCEIIQGYFFSKPIPIDEMSQLLATQTLKR from the coding sequence ATGTTGTTAAATCGCCTATCACTAACAACATCCATGCTGATACTAACGGTGACCGTTGGCTTGGTTGTTTGGGCAATCTCTGATAGTTATCAACATGAAGAACTCAATGATATTTTTTATGTCAAGTTAAAGGAACGATTCAACGATGAGGTATCCGACCAGCGTATCCGCTTCGACCGCCAGGTAAAGTCCTATTATCCTGCTGTACGGACCTATGCGGCAATGGTCAATATTCGGGATTATCTCGAATCCGTCGACTGGAGTTCACAACAAAACATCGAGATCATCGACCACAAATGGCCCCCTGCATGGTTACCTGGATTATCCATGATGCGGCGTTTTGTGATCCCGCGCTACGCCCTGTTACTGGATAGTTCCAATAAGGTACGCGAGATATACCGTTACAAGAACCCCATGTTAGCGGATGAGCTCATTAATATGGAAGATGATATTCTGAACAGTTCATTTGGTCAGAGTTACATCACGGAGATCAATAATAAACTATATGTCATCGCCTCGGCATTTGTTGGAGAAGAGGATGAAAGCCCCCGACTGCTAATCATATCACCGCTTGATGAGGCTTTTTTACTGGCAACACAAAATGTAGCAGATAAAAAACATATCGCACTACTCGATGATAAAGGCGAAAGGGTACTGGTAAGCAGTAGCCAGGTAAAAATACCCGCAGGTGTCCTGCTGTCCAGTCTAAAAGACGATTATCTGACCACGGTTGCAGGTCACCTGGGGTCGGGATCCTCAGACCTATTAATGCAATTTGCATCCTTCGTATCAACTGAGGACGTACGCCAACAAACCGCAGAGGTATTAAATGCCGATAGGCAAATCAGACTAATCACAGCTATAGCCTATATCCTCGCCTTTGCCAGCATCATGTATTGGGTCACTTCGCGCATTCAACGACTGACAAAAAAGGTGATTGAATTCTCCGGAGATATGGATATCCAGCAACCTGAATCGATAAAAAAAGATGAATTACTGGAGCTGGAGGATCGCTTTGAATTACTGGTCAATGCCATCAAGGCAGAAACCGCAGCACTGGAACATCAGGCGTTACATGACCCACTCACCAATATGCCTAATCGTAAATTACTGAATGATCGTGTGCAACTGGAGTTATTAAAAAGCAAATATAAAAACAGCAGCTTCCTACTTATGGTCAGCGATCTTAATCGATTCAAGGAAGTCAATGACACCCTGGGACATCATATTGGTGACAAGGTGCTCAAACAGGCCTCTGAACGCCTGAAAAACGCCTTGCGAAGAGATGACCTGGTCGCCCGCCTGGGTGGTGATGAATTTGGTATATTACTACCCAACACCAGCATGAGCGCAGCCGACACCAGCGCCCAGAAAATAGTGGATTTATTCAACAAGCCCATTATTGTTGATGGACATAGCCTCAATATCGGCATCAGCATTGGTATTACGGAATACCCCACTCATGGTGAAAACCTTAATATCCTGATGCAACGTGCAGATGTTGCTATGTATAACGCAAAACAAAACGGGCTTGGCTACAGCTTGTACAAATCAGAGGAAGATCAAAACAGTGTTGACCGGCTAGCCTTAATGAATGAGTTCAGGATTGCCCTGGAGAATAATGAATTACAACTGTATTACCAACCCAAAGTGGATGCTAAAACCGGAAAAATAATCAGTGTGGAAGCACTATTACGTTGGAAACATGAGGAACGTGGTTTTATATCACCCGACATATTTATCCCTCTGGCAGAGCAAACCGGACTTATTCTTTCTTTAACCATCTGGGTATTCAACCGTGCATTTAGCGATTGGAATATCTGGAAAAAACAGGGGCATGACATTTCTATTGCAATCAATATGTCAGTCTATTGTCTGCAATCAACCAATCTATCCGGTACTATTGAATCCTTATTAAAGGAATACAATGTCCCTGCATCACACTGCATTCTTGAATTAACTGAAAGCTTGTTTATGAAAAACATTGACCAGGCAAAACATATCCTGAATCAACTGGATCAGTTGGGCGTTGGTTTATCACTTGATGATTTTGGCACCGGATATTCATCACTCGCCTATCTCAAACAATTACCGATGGATGAATTAAAGATTGACCGTTCATTTATCATGGATATGATAAACAATGAAAATGATGCCATCATCGTCAAGGCAACCCTTGATATGGCACATGCGATGGGACTGCGCGTTGTTGCTGAGGGTGTCGAGGATGAAGAAACACTGGAACTATTGATAATACTGGGCTGTGAAATCATTCAGGGTTATTTCTTTTCCAAACCTATTCCCATTGATGAAATGAGCCAGTTATTAGCCACACAAACATTGAAAAGATAG
- a CDS encoding HD-GYP domain-containing protein produces the protein MIKKIKTSDLKVGMYIHDLNSSWMEHSFISNQFKIKADKDIKKMHSHGIKSVYIDTQKGLDFKHAPTAADTLMDVHKKAINVAGIEKPISKQTRVGEEIQQARSIYKAATKAMNNIMTDARLGKQVQVELVQPIAEQMIESAFRNKDALISLSRIKSKDEYTFMHSVSVAGLMVSFGRAMDMDKKVIHEIAVGGLLHDIGKMSIPLEILNKPGKHTPSEWEIMKSHVVHSREILKQTPGISQQALDVGALHHERYDGSGYPDGLKHDQISEIGQMSAIVDVYDALTSIRVYKDAWEPTITLKKMLEWSPHHFNPELIQRYIRSLGIYPIGTLVELESGLVGVVIEQGEGSLLQPMLRIFYNAKKTSYVKIREMDLTRETSDRILNAVSPSKYGIDLSIFY, from the coding sequence ATGATCAAGAAAATAAAGACCTCCGATCTAAAAGTTGGTATGTATATCCATGACCTGAATAGTAGCTGGATGGAGCATAGCTTCATTAGTAATCAGTTCAAGATAAAAGCAGATAAAGACATTAAAAAGATGCATTCACATGGTATCAAGAGCGTCTATATTGATACCCAAAAAGGTCTTGATTTCAAACATGCCCCAACGGCTGCAGATACCTTGATGGATGTGCATAAAAAAGCCATCAATGTTGCTGGTATTGAAAAGCCGATCAGCAAACAAACCCGTGTGGGTGAAGAAATCCAGCAGGCACGTAGCATCTACAAGGCCGCCACCAAGGCCATGAACAATATCATGACCGATGCCCGTCTGGGAAAACAGGTGCAGGTTGAACTGGTACAACCCATCGCCGAACAGATGATTGAGTCCGCCTTTCGTAACAAAGATGCACTTATTAGCCTGTCACGCATCAAAAGCAAGGACGAATACACCTTCATGCATTCAGTCAGTGTCGCCGGACTGATGGTCTCCTTTGGCCGCGCCATGGATATGGACAAAAAAGTTATCCATGAGATCGCTGTGGGTGGTTTATTACATGATATCGGCAAGATGAGCATCCCGTTGGAGATCCTCAACAAGCCAGGGAAACACACCCCAAGTGAATGGGAAATAATGAAGTCTCATGTGGTACATAGCCGTGAAATACTGAAACAAACACCGGGTATCAGTCAACAGGCACTGGATGTTGGTGCATTACATCATGAACGCTATGATGGCAGCGGCTACCCGGATGGACTTAAACACGACCAGATATCAGAGATCGGTCAAATGTCGGCAATCGTTGATGTCTATGATGCATTGACCTCGATACGCGTGTACAAGGATGCCTGGGAACCCACTATCACCCTGAAAAAAATGCTGGAGTGGAGTCCTCATCATTTTAACCCCGAACTCATACAACGTTATATTCGTTCGCTGGGTATCTATCCCATCGGCACCCTGGTTGAACTCGAATCCGGACTGGTTGGTGTGGTCATCGAACAAGGTGAAGGTAGCCTGCTACAACCTATGCTGCGTATCTTTTATAATGCCAAAAAGACCAGCTATGTAAAAATCAGGGAGATGGATCTAACCCGTGAGACCTCAGATAGAATTCTGAATGCAGTCTCACCGAGTAAATACGGTATTGATCTGAGCATTTTTTATTAA
- a CDS encoding SLC13/DASS family transporter, translated as MKSRLLQIAVALLTGVIFFTLFSIWLTQGQAALLACIALLVILWTTEALPLGVVSLLPIVLFPALGILTTKATTVNYAHPIIFLFLGGFLLAIAVEKTGLHRWIAARVLRVFPATVQGVIFGLALTSGLLSSILSNTTTTLLMISIALFISDSASIKQRLVLAVAYGASIGGIITPIGTPPNLILMGIMVDSGMPAIPFINWVGMMLPVAVVMFLVVGFVLSKGLAEERIETPLQVPRLDGNQRKVLSLLAGLMLLLFINAPIQPWYTGLGMSEPVILLSAGLILFLPFIDILDWDKDKAKIPIQIIFLFGAGFSIARGFAETGLAQLIADQLHVLQAYPLIVVLLLIALVVTFLTEITSNTALASVMLPVLYAVALQTGMDPQLLMLVATICASYAFMLPIATPPNAIAMSSGVVQVRQMMRYGLLFNLCGIALVVLMARFYW; from the coding sequence ATGAAATCACGCCTGTTACAGATTGCTGTTGCGCTGTTAACAGGCGTGATTTTTTTTACCCTGTTCTCAATCTGGTTGACGCAGGGGCAGGCGGCTTTATTGGCTTGTATTGCTTTGCTGGTTATATTGTGGACGACGGAGGCATTGCCCCTGGGAGTAGTTTCTTTATTGCCCATAGTGTTATTTCCAGCACTGGGGATATTGACGACAAAGGCGACGACGGTTAATTATGCCCATCCGATTATTTTTCTCTTTTTGGGTGGTTTCCTGTTAGCGATTGCGGTGGAAAAGACGGGGCTGCATCGCTGGATTGCAGCACGGGTATTACGTGTGTTTCCTGCTACGGTGCAAGGGGTGATCTTTGGTCTGGCGCTGACCTCGGGGTTATTGAGCTCAATTCTGTCGAATACCACGACCACCTTGTTGATGATCTCTATTGCCCTGTTTATCTCAGACTCCGCCTCGATCAAACAACGTCTGGTATTGGCGGTGGCCTATGGTGCCAGTATTGGTGGTATTATCACACCGATTGGTACACCACCTAATCTGATTCTGATGGGGATTATGGTCGATAGTGGTATGCCTGCCATTCCCTTTATCAACTGGGTTGGAATGATGTTGCCGGTGGCGGTGGTGATGTTTCTAGTGGTGGGTTTTGTCTTGAGCAAAGGGCTTGCTGAAGAACGCATCGAGACCCCGTTACAGGTGCCGCGACTGGATGGCAATCAACGCAAGGTGCTCTCCCTGTTGGCAGGTCTGATGCTATTGTTATTTATCAATGCGCCCATTCAACCTTGGTATACAGGGTTAGGGATGAGTGAACCAGTGATCCTGCTCAGTGCCGGGCTCATCCTGTTTCTCCCCTTTATAGATATACTGGATTGGGATAAGGACAAGGCGAAGATACCGATACAGATTATCTTTCTGTTTGGTGCGGGTTTCTCGATTGCCAGGGGCTTTGCCGAGACGGGTCTGGCTCAGCTGATTGCCGATCAGTTGCATGTATTACAGGCCTATCCATTGATTGTGGTGTTATTGCTGATTGCACTGGTGGTGACCTTTCTTACCGAAATTACCAGTAACACCGCTCTGGCCAGTGTCATGTTGCCCGTTCTTTATGCGGTTGCTCTACAGACCGGGATGGATCCACAATTATTGATGTTGGTGGCAACCATCTGTGCCAGCTATGCCTTCATGCTGCCGATTGCCACACCACCCAATGCGATTGCCATGAGTAGTGGGGTGGTTCAGGTGCGCCAGATGATGCGTTATGGACTGTTGTTTAATCTATGCGGGATAGCCTTAGTGGTGCTGATGGCGCGGTTTTACTGGTGA
- a CDS encoding cytochrome-c peroxidase — translation MTLAARNEPIQPIPASVVMDEAKVALGKQLFFDPRLSKSGFLSCNSCHNLATGGADNLPSSIGHGWHLGPINSPTVLNARYNLAQFWDGRAHDLQDQAGGPVANPGEMASTHADAVKVLTSIPQYVAAFNVVYKKTGITINEVTDAIAAFEETLVTPNARFDQWLKGDDKAITAMEKAGYQLFKDKGCVACHNGVGVGGGSYQKLGMVKPYPDTQTLGRYNVTKKEADKYVFKVPLLRNIELTAPYFHDARTWDLAEAVDIMAEYQLGFKLSRDENAKIVAFLKTLTGDQPAFAFPILPPSTVDTPRPDRH, via the coding sequence ATGACACTTGCAGCACGTAATGAACCCATTCAGCCGATCCCTGCATCGGTGGTTATGGATGAGGCTAAGGTCGCTTTGGGTAAACAATTATTCTTTGATCCACGGCTGTCAAAATCCGGTTTTTTGAGTTGTAACTCCTGTCATAATCTGGCAACCGGTGGTGCCGATAATCTGCCAAGCTCGATTGGTCATGGCTGGCATTTGGGGCCTATTAATTCGCCAACAGTGCTTAATGCGCGTTATAACCTGGCTCAGTTCTGGGATGGTCGTGCCCATGATCTACAAGATCAGGCGGGTGGTCCGGTGGCTAATCCAGGTGAGATGGCTTCGACCCATGCGGATGCGGTTAAAGTGCTGACCTCTATTCCGCAATATGTCGCTGCATTTAACGTGGTGTATAAAAAAACCGGCATTACTATTAATGAGGTGACCGATGCCATTGCCGCCTTTGAAGAGACCCTGGTTACGCCTAATGCCCGTTTTGATCAGTGGTTGAAGGGTGATGACAAGGCAATTACTGCGATGGAGAAAGCCGGTTATCAATTGTTCAAGGATAAGGGCTGTGTTGCCTGTCACAATGGCGTTGGTGTTGGCGGCGGTTCTTATCAAAAGCTGGGTATGGTTAAACCCTACCCGGATACCCAGACTCTGGGTCGTTATAATGTCACTAAAAAAGAGGCTGATAAGTATGTGTTCAAGGTGCCTCTATTGCGTAATATTGAACTGACAGCCCCTTATTTTCATGATGCACGCACCTGGGATCTGGCTGAAGCGGTGGATATCATGGCAGAGTACCAATTAGGGTTTAAGCTATCGAGAGATGAGAATGCGAAGATCGTCGCCTTCCTCAAGACTTTGACAGGGGATCAGCCTGCATTTGCATTTCCGATATTGCCGCCATCGACAGTTGATACACCGAGGCCTGATCGTCATTGA
- a CDS encoding argininosuccinate synthase, giving the protein MSKTKKVVLAYSGGLDTSVILKWLEDVHDCEVVTFTADIGQGEEVEPARAKAQAMGVKEIYIEDLREEFARDYVFPMFRANAIYEGEYLLGTSIARPLIAKRLVEIATETGAFAVSHGATGKGNDQIRFELGAYALKPDVQIIAPWREWDLTSRDTLMAYAAEHNIPVEMKRGKKSPYSMDANLLHISYEGDLLENPWAEPEEDMWRWTVAPEQAPDKARYIELGFAQGDAVTLDGEALTPAVMMETLNRIGGENGIGRSDIVENRYVGMKSRGCYETPAGTILIRAHRAMESLTLDREAGHLKDELMPRYASVIYNGYWWSPEREMLQALIDQSQQVVNGTVRLKLYKGNVAVVGRRSDTDSLFDERIATFEDDDGAYDQKDAEGFIKLNALRLRIAAKRKG; this is encoded by the coding sequence ATGTCAAAAACAAAGAAGGTGGTATTAGCTTATTCCGGTGGTCTGGATACCTCGGTTATTCTCAAGTGGTTAGAGGATGTGCATGATTGTGAGGTGGTGACCTTTACTGCGGATATAGGGCAGGGTGAAGAGGTTGAACCGGCGCGTGCCAAGGCACAGGCGATGGGTGTTAAAGAGATTTATATTGAAGATCTGCGTGAGGAGTTCGCGCGCGATTATGTGTTTCCGATGTTCCGTGCCAATGCCATCTATGAAGGTGAATACCTGTTAGGTACCTCGATTGCGCGTCCGTTGATTGCTAAACGGCTGGTTGAGATTGCCACTGAAACTGGAGCCTTTGCGGTTTCGCATGGTGCGACGGGTAAGGGTAATGATCAGATTCGTTTTGAGCTGGGTGCCTATGCGCTGAAACCGGATGTGCAGATTATTGCGCCTTGGCGTGAATGGGATTTGACCTCGCGTGACACGCTGATGGCTTATGCGGCTGAGCATAATATTCCGGTAGAGATGAAGCGTGGCAAGAAGTCTCCTTATTCGATGGATGCTAATCTGCTGCATATCTCTTATGAAGGTGATCTGTTGGAGAATCCGTGGGCGGAGCCGGAAGAAGATATGTGGCGCTGGACGGTGGCACCGGAACAGGCACCGGATAAGGCGCGTTATATTGAGCTGGGTTTTGCACAGGGTGATGCAGTCACTCTCGATGGTGAGGCACTGACACCGGCGGTGATGATGGAGACGCTGAATCGTATTGGTGGTGAGAATGGCATTGGCCGTTCGGATATTGTTGAGAATCGTTATGTCGGTATGAAGTCGCGTGGTTGTTATGAGACTCCGGCGGGTACTATCCTGATTCGTGCCCATCGTGCGATGGAGTCCTTAACCCTGGATCGTGAGGCGGGGCACTTGAAAGATGAGTTGATGCCACGTTATGCCAGTGTGATCTATAACGGTTACTGGTGGAGTCCTGAACGTGAAATGTTACAGGCACTGATTGATCAATCCCAGCAGGTGGTCAATGGTACCGTACGTTTGAAACTGTATAAGGGCAATGTCGCCGTAGTGGGTCGTCGCTCTGATACAGACTCTTTGTTTGATGAACGTATAGCGACCTTCGAGGATGATGATGGTGCCTACGATCAGAAGGATGCCGAGGGCTTTATCAAGTTGAATGCCTTGCGTTTGCGCATTGCCGCCAAGCGTAAGGGATAA
- a CDS encoding FAD-dependent oxidoreductase, whose translation MSEPYAIKMPQLSDTMTEGVIVSWEKNPGDKIERGDIVATVETDKAIMDVEVFREGYLSGPMSELDSTIPVGADMAYLVATAEEVNSDAASVSATPAVETSTTPVAASARVAVATDTDVAARPAGKNATPYARKLASQMGIDLATIQGTGPEGAIVALDVQVSSARAAAPAAGGAAMAETSVAGNGRAMSGLEKAISQSMASSVTMPTFHVTAHVHLNKLIKAAKEQGVSVTVAIAQACALAMQKFPRMNWCYQPQDKLVERDSVDIGMAVSASDGGLVVPVLHGCESRSLAELHASWGDLVGRARARRLKPDEYANPSFMISNMGMFGVSHFDAIVTPGIAGILAIAANTEAGSPFTITADHRVVNGAEVAMYLNEVKGLIEDPSTWMGPVGKAIPEGDWDYDVLVIGGGPGGEDCARDLVTHGLKVAMVNDSPFPGGECLWRGCIPSKSWRAAADRIRDRAEDARLGVEGTHRSKLNWTQLEQTRRSVLETRGGMALKTDKGVKIDYIQGYARFSGAHEATIDQGGNQDDAHARAVPGDNSQSRKVSFGCAVIATGAPPFVPPIPGAHDGVESGGVLTSDTVWALDKAPKRLVVIGGGAIGVEMAQIFQDFGAKVTLFEAQDRILAEVENEIAAQLTAILNDDPRLNVLAGTQVSSIKGQPGNMQVSYKDAEGKSRSIKTDYVIMATGKRPVLEGLGLDQAGVETANGVITADVRSRTNIPHVFAIGDVIGGLMLAHTAGHQGRVAAATILGEDMKYDESKDCGVIFTRPEAAFVGISMAQAKEQGIDAVEIKVPMSIDAKAMIVNETHGMIKIVADKKTEKIIGVHMLADHADTLIGEAVMMVSAEMKLEQVAHAIHPHPTQTELFGDMARRLLARVRRSRK comes from the coding sequence ATGTCTGAACCTTATGCAATCAAGATGCCCCAGCTTTCGGATACGATGACCGAGGGTGTTATTGTTAGTTGGGAAAAAAATCCCGGTGATAAGATTGAACGTGGCGATATCGTCGCTACTGTTGAAACCGATAAGGCGATCATGGACGTTGAGGTGTTCCGCGAGGGCTACTTGTCCGGCCCTATGTCTGAGCTTGATAGTACCATCCCGGTCGGCGCTGATATGGCCTATTTGGTAGCGACTGCGGAAGAAGTTAATAGTGATGCGGCTAGCGTGAGCGCAACACCTGCTGTAGAGACCTCGACGACACCTGTAGCGGCTTCTGCCCGTGTAGCAGTGGCAACCGATACGGATGTGGCTGCGCGTCCTGCAGGCAAAAATGCAACACCGTATGCACGTAAGCTGGCCAGTCAGATGGGGATTGATCTGGCGACGATTCAGGGCACGGGGCCTGAGGGGGCGATTGTTGCCCTGGATGTTCAGGTCTCCAGTGCGCGAGCCGCTGCCCCTGCTGCGGGTGGCGCTGCGATGGCTGAGACCAGCGTTGCGGGTAATGGTCGTGCGATGAGCGGCTTGGAGAAGGCAATCAGTCAATCCATGGCCTCTTCGGTGACGATGCCAACCTTCCATGTCACCGCGCATGTGCATTTGAACAAGTTGATTAAGGCAGCCAAGGAACAAGGGGTCTCGGTCACCGTTGCTATTGCCCAGGCCTGTGCCTTGGCGATGCAGAAGTTTCCACGCATGAACTGGTGTTATCAGCCACAGGATAAACTGGTTGAGCGTGATAGTGTGGACATCGGTATGGCGGTATCCGCCTCGGATGGTGGTCTGGTCGTTCCTGTGCTGCATGGTTGTGAATCCCGCTCTCTGGCCGAGTTACATGCCTCCTGGGGTGATCTAGTGGGGCGTGCGCGTGCGCGTCGTCTGAAGCCGGATGAATATGCCAACCCGAGTTTTATGATCTCCAATATGGGGATGTTTGGTGTCAGTCATTTTGATGCCATTGTAACGCCGGGTATTGCCGGAATTCTGGCGATTGCGGCGAATACCGAGGCGGGTAGTCCGTTTACCATTACTGCCGATCATCGTGTCGTTAACGGTGCCGAGGTGGCGATGTATTTGAATGAGGTCAAGGGTCTGATTGAAGATCCGTCGACCTGGATGGGACCGGTGGGCAAGGCGATTCCCGAGGGTGACTGGGATTATGATGTGCTGGTGATTGGTGGTGGTCCGGGTGGTGAGGATTGTGCGCGTGATCTGGTGACGCATGGTCTCAAGGTAGCGATGGTGAATGATTCGCCATTCCCGGGTGGTGAGTGTTTGTGGCGTGGTTGTATCCCGTCCAAGTCCTGGCGTGCAGCAGCGGATCGTATCCGTGATCGTGCCGAGGATGCTCGTCTGGGTGTTGAAGGGACGCATCGTAGCAAGTTGAACTGGACGCAACTGGAACAGACCCGTCGCAGTGTATTAGAGACCCGTGGTGGTATGGCGTTAAAGACCGATAAGGGTGTTAAGATTGATTATATTCAGGGCTATGCCCGTTTCAGTGGTGCCCATGAGGCAACGATTGATCAAGGCGGTAATCAGGATGATGCCCATGCGCGTGCGGTGCCGGGTGATAATAGCCAGAGTAGAAAAGTGAGCTTTGGTTGCGCTGTGATTGCCACCGGTGCGCCTCCTTTTGTGCCACCTATTCCGGGTGCGCATGACGGTGTTGAGAGTGGTGGTGTCTTGACCTCGGATACGGTTTGGGCACTGGATAAGGCTCCCAAACGTCTGGTGGTGATTGGTGGTGGTGCCATTGGTGTGGAGATGGCGCAGATCTTCCAGGACTTTGGTGCCAAAGTGACCTTGTTTGAGGCGCAGGATAGAATCCTGGCCGAGGTGGAAAACGAGATTGCGGCGCAATTAACGGCAATCCTGAATGATGATCCACGTCTGAATGTGCTGGCAGGTACCCAGGTGAGTAGCATCAAGGGTCAACCGGGTAATATGCAGGTGAGCTATAAGGATGCTGAGGGCAAGAGTCGTTCGATCAAGACCGATTATGTCATTATGGCGACGGGCAAGCGTCCGGTGCTGGAAGGTCTGGGTCTGGATCAGGCGGGTGTTGAAACGGCTAACGGTGTGATTACGGCTGATGTGCGTAGTCGTACCAATATCCCTCATGTTTTTGCCATTGGTGATGTTATTGGTGGTTTGATGCTGGCACATACGGCAGGTCATCAGGGGCGTGTGGCTGCGGCAACTATCCTGGGTGAGGATATGAAATATGACGAGAGTAAGGATTGTGGTGTCATCTTTACCCGTCCCGAGGCGGCTTTTGTTGGTATCTCTATGGCGCAGGCGAAAGAGCAGGGTATTGATGCGGTTGAGATCAAGGTGCCGATGAGTATTGATGCCAAGGCGATGATCGTGAATGAGACCCATGGCATGATCAAGATTGTGGCCGACAAGAAGACAGAGAAGATCATTGGTGTACACATGTTGGCGGATCATGCGGATACGCTGATTGGTGAGGCGGTGATGATGGTCTCGGCAGAGATGAAGCTGGAACAAGTGGCGCATGCAATTCATCCGCACCCGACTCAGACTGAGTTGTTTGGGGATATGGCGCGGCGGTTGTTGGCGCGCGTGCGGCGTTCGCGTAAGTAG